The Prevotella melaninogenica genome window below encodes:
- a CDS encoding agmatine deiminase family protein gives MNTNENHSFRLPAEWEPQSGVILIWPHEDTDWHPYLEEITEVYLQMADAITRYEALLITARDTEMVSSLLKGRLTEEQMKRVTLFTCDNNDTWARDVAPISLIANKASKDSSQPLRLLDFCFNGWGEKFAAEKDNRINRQLYKAGLLQGVLESHKDFVLEGGSIESDGERTLFTTTSCLMAPHRNQPLTQEDIDKQLRLFFPNVERVIWLDYGQLAGDDTDGHIDTIVRIAPNNTLLYIGCDDKEDEHYEDFRLLEEQLKQLRTLDGKPYRLLRLPMPDAIYDDDERLPATHANFLIINGAVLVPTYNQPEKDKVALDTIQEAFPDRKIIGIDSRTIIRQHGSIHCLTMQLPANG, from the coding sequence ATGAACACAAACGAAAATCATAGCTTTCGATTACCTGCAGAGTGGGAACCACAAAGCGGAGTTATACTGATATGGCCGCATGAAGATACTGATTGGCATCCTTATCTTGAGGAGATTACTGAAGTTTATCTCCAGATGGCAGATGCCATTACCCGATACGAGGCATTGCTTATCACAGCACGTGATACAGAAATGGTAAGTTCCTTACTGAAAGGAAGGCTGACAGAGGAACAGATGAAACGTGTAACGCTCTTTACTTGTGACAATAATGACACTTGGGCACGAGACGTTGCACCGATTTCGCTCATAGCAAACAAAGCATCGAAAGATAGTTCCCAGCCCCTTCGCCTACTTGACTTCTGTTTCAATGGATGGGGTGAGAAGTTTGCAGCAGAAAAGGATAATAGAATCAATCGACAACTTTACAAAGCTGGACTCCTCCAAGGAGTATTAGAAAGCCACAAGGATTTTGTACTGGAAGGTGGTTCTATAGAGAGTGATGGAGAGCGAACACTCTTTACAACAACGAGTTGTCTGATGGCACCACATCGTAATCAACCTCTCACACAAGAGGATATAGACAAGCAATTACGCCTTTTCTTCCCAAATGTAGAGCGAGTTATATGGTTAGATTATGGTCAGTTAGCAGGCGATGATACAGACGGACATATTGACACCATCGTACGTATTGCACCCAATAACACCTTATTATATATAGGGTGTGACGATAAGGAAGATGAGCATTATGAGGATTTCCGTCTCTTAGAGGAACAGCTAAAACAGCTTCGCACACTGGATGGTAAGCCTTATCGCCTACTCCGTCTTCCTATGCCTGATGCTATCTATGATGATGACGAGCGTTTGCCTGCAACACATGCAAACTTCCTTATCATCAACGGAGCAGTACTTGTTCCAACCTACAACCAACCCGAAAAGGACAAAGTAGCATTGGACACAATTCAAGAGGCTTTCCCTGATCGTAAAATCATCGGTATTGACAGCCGTACTATCATCAGACAGCATGGTTCAATACACTGTCTGACAATGCAGCTGCCAGCAAACGGATAA
- the pepT gene encoding peptidase T — protein MEIVERFINYTKFDTQSAEDSETVPSTPKQLIFAKYLKEELEREGLKDVEMDEMGYIYATLPANTKKKIPTIGFISHYDTALDASGANVNARIVENYDGGDIQLNPNMVSSPRMFPELLEHKGEDLIVTDGTTLLGADDKAGIAEIVQAMCFLRDHDEIEHGDIRIAFNPDEEIGMGAHHFDVEKFGCEWGYTIDGGDLGELEYENFNAAGAKVFIHGVSVHTGYAKGKMVNASRLACEFNNMIPETEIPEETEGYQGFYHLIGIESRCEEAKLSYIIRDHDREHFEDRKRFMENCVKKMNEKYGEGTVELKMNDQYYNMKEKIDPNMHVIELVLQAMQQANVAPKVQPIRGGTDGAQLSFKGLPCPNIFAGGVNFHGPYEFVSVQVMEKAMQVIINICRLTAEFND, from the coding sequence ATGGAAATAGTAGAAAGATTTATCAACTACACCAAGTTTGACACACAGTCGGCTGAAGATTCAGAGACAGTGCCAAGTACACCGAAGCAACTCATCTTTGCGAAATATCTCAAGGAGGAACTTGAGCGTGAAGGATTGAAAGATGTAGAAATGGACGAGATGGGCTATATCTACGCCACTCTCCCAGCCAATACAAAGAAGAAGATTCCAACCATCGGTTTCATTTCTCACTACGACACAGCACTTGATGCCAGTGGTGCTAATGTGAACGCTCGTATCGTAGAGAACTACGATGGCGGTGATATACAACTGAATCCTAATATGGTCAGCTCTCCACGAATGTTCCCAGAGCTTTTAGAACATAAGGGAGAAGATCTCATCGTAACAGACGGTACAACCTTATTGGGTGCCGATGATAAAGCAGGTATTGCAGAGATTGTACAAGCGATGTGCTTCCTCCGCGACCATGATGAGATTGAGCATGGTGACATCCGTATTGCTTTCAACCCAGACGAAGAGATTGGTATGGGTGCACATCACTTTGATGTAGAGAAGTTTGGTTGCGAATGGGGCTATACCATTGATGGTGGCGACCTCGGTGAGCTTGAATATGAGAACTTCAATGCAGCTGGTGCTAAAGTGTTTATCCATGGCGTAAGCGTTCATACAGGTTATGCTAAGGGGAAGATGGTAAACGCCAGTCGTTTAGCATGCGAGTTCAATAACATGATTCCAGAGACAGAGATTCCAGAAGAGACTGAAGGTTATCAAGGTTTCTATCACCTCATCGGTATTGAGAGTCGCTGTGAAGAAGCTAAACTCAGCTATATCATCCGTGACCACGACCGTGAGCATTTCGAAGACCGCAAGCGTTTCATGGAGAACTGCGTGAAGAAGATGAATGAGAAGTATGGTGAAGGAACTGTTGAACTGAAGATGAACGACCAGTACTATAACATGAAGGAGAAGATTGATCCTAACATGCATGTTATAGAGTTAGTTCTTCAGGCTATGCAGCAGGCAAATGTAGCTCCAAAGGTACAGCCTATCCGTGGTGGTACGGACGGTGCACAGCTTTCATTCAAGGGCCTTCCTTGTCCAAACATCTTTGCAGGTGGCGTAAACTTCCATGGTCCTTACGAATTTGTTTCAGTTCAGGTAATGGAGAAAGCGATGCAGGTTATCATTAACATCTGCCGACTAACGGCTGAGTTTAATGATTAA
- a CDS encoding dicarboxylate/amino acid:cation symporter translates to MQKKIKIGLLPRVIIAILLGLFLGYYLPDPAVRAFLTFNSIFSQFLGFMIPLIIIGLVTPAIAGIGKGVGKLLLATVAIAYIDTIVAGGLSYGTGTWLFPSMIASTGGAIPHIDKATELTPYFTINIPAMVDVMSSLVFSFIAGLGIAYGGLRTMENLFNEFKTIIEKVIEKTIIPLLPLYIFGVFLSMTHNGQARQVLLVFSQIIIVILVLHVLILIYEFCIAGAIVKHNPFRLLWNMLPAYLTALGTSSSAATIPVTLKQTVKNGVSEEVAGFVVPLCATIHLSGSAMKITACALTICMLTDLPHDPGLFIYFILMLAIIMVAAPGVPGGAIMAALAPLSSILGFNEEAQALMIALYIAMDSFGTACNVTGDGAIALAVNKFFGKKKETTVLS, encoded by the coding sequence ATGCAAAAGAAAATCAAAATTGGACTACTACCACGTGTTATCATTGCCATACTACTTGGCCTATTCCTTGGCTATTATCTCCCAGACCCAGCAGTAAGGGCATTTTTGACATTCAATAGTATCTTCAGTCAGTTCCTTGGCTTTATGATACCACTGATTATCATTGGATTGGTAACGCCTGCTATTGCTGGAATTGGAAAAGGAGTGGGTAAGTTATTGCTTGCAACAGTAGCGATAGCCTATATAGACACGATTGTAGCAGGCGGCTTGTCCTACGGAACAGGAACATGGTTATTCCCCTCTATGATTGCTTCTACAGGAGGAGCAATACCACATATTGACAAGGCAACAGAACTTACACCTTACTTTACTATCAATATTCCTGCAATGGTTGACGTGATGAGTAGTTTAGTTTTCTCATTCATTGCTGGATTGGGTATCGCATACGGTGGTTTGCGCACAATGGAGAACCTCTTTAATGAGTTTAAGACCATTATTGAGAAAGTGATAGAGAAGACCATTATCCCTCTCCTACCCCTTTATATCTTTGGAGTCTTCCTCAGTATGACCCATAACGGACAGGCGCGACAGGTGCTCTTGGTGTTCTCACAGATTATCATTGTTATCCTCGTCCTTCATGTTCTCATCCTTATCTATGAGTTCTGTATTGCAGGTGCTATCGTTAAGCATAATCCTTTCAGACTACTGTGGAACATGTTGCCAGCTTACCTGACTGCATTAGGTACAAGTTCGTCTGCAGCAACAATTCCTGTAACACTGAAGCAAACAGTGAAGAATGGTGTCAGCGAAGAGGTAGCAGGATTTGTCGTACCACTTTGTGCAACAATTCACCTCAGTGGTAGTGCAATGAAGATCACAGCTTGTGCTTTGACAATCTGTATGTTAACAGACCTACCACACGACCCAGGACTATTCATTTACTTTATCCTCATGCTTGCCATTATTATGGTAGCAGCCCCTGGTGTACCTGGTGGAGCTATTATGGCAGCCTTAGCACCTTTATCAAGTATCTTGGGCTTTAACGAAGAGGCACAAGCATTAATGATTGCCTTGTACATAGCTATGGACAGCTTCGGTACAGCTTGCAACGTAACAGGCGATGGAGCTATAGCCCTTGCAGTCAATAAATTCTTTGGAAAGAAAAAAGAAACAACTGTTCTTTCTTAA
- a CDS encoding carbon-nitrogen hydrolase, whose amino-acid sequence MRELKIGFLQQHKVEDIKNNIERLAEGITNLAQRGAELVILQELHNSLYFCQTEDVNKFDLAETIPGPSTGFYGELARELGIVIVTSLFEKRAPGLYHNTAVVIEKDGSIAGKYRKMHIPDDPAYYEKFYFTPGDLGFHPIDTSVGRLGVLVCWDQWYPEAARLMALQGADMLIYPTAIGYESSDTDEEKQRQREAWTTVMRGHAVANGLPVIAVNRVGHEPDPSEQTQGIQFWGSSFVAGPQGELLYRACDNDEDSVILSINLDHSENVRRWWPFLRDRRIDEYGEITKRFID is encoded by the coding sequence ATGAGAGAACTTAAAATAGGCTTCCTACAACAACATAAAGTTGAGGATATCAAAAACAATATAGAGCGATTGGCTGAGGGAATTACAAACTTAGCACAACGTGGTGCGGAACTTGTTATCCTCCAAGAACTGCACAATTCACTTTACTTCTGTCAGACAGAGGACGTGAATAAGTTTGACTTGGCTGAGACTATACCGGGTCCCTCTACTGGCTTTTATGGTGAGCTGGCACGCGAACTGGGTATTGTCATTGTGACATCACTTTTTGAAAAACGTGCACCAGGACTTTATCATAACACAGCCGTAGTGATAGAGAAGGATGGTAGTATTGCTGGTAAATATCGTAAGATGCATATTCCAGACGACCCAGCTTACTATGAGAAGTTCTACTTCACACCAGGCGACCTCGGATTTCATCCAATTGATACAAGCGTAGGACGTCTTGGTGTACTTGTTTGCTGGGATCAGTGGTATCCTGAAGCAGCCCGCCTTATGGCATTGCAAGGTGCAGATATGCTTATCTACCCTACAGCTATTGGTTATGAAAGTAGTGATACTGACGAGGAAAAACAGCGTCAGCGTGAAGCTTGGACAACAGTCATGCGTGGTCATGCCGTTGCTAACGGTTTGCCAGTAATCGCTGTAAACCGTGTCGGTCATGAACCTGACCCAAGCGAGCAAACTCAAGGTATTCAGTTCTGGGGAAGTAGCTTTGTTGCTGGACCACAGGGAGAACTACTCTATCGCGCTTGTGACAACGATGAGGACAGTGTTATTCTCAGCATCAACCTCGACCATAGTGAGAATGTACGCCGTTGGTGGCCTTTCCTACGTGACAGACGAATCGATGAGTATGGAGAAATAACAAAGAGGTTTATTGACTAA
- a CDS encoding cation:proton antiporter domain-containing protein, translated as MSELPELVKDLALILVVAGFVTLIFKKLKQPLVLGYIVAGFLVSPHMPYTMSVVDQGDIQTWADIGVIFLLFSLGLDFSIKKILKMGASPIIAACTIIFCMLALGVIVGYSFGWKEMDCIFLGGMVAMSSTTIIYKAFSDMGLTQQGFASTVMSVLILEDILAIVMMVMLSTVASGNSPDGVQLLGSIMKIGFFLVLWFVVGLFAIPLFLRSVRKILNSETLLIVSLGFCCLMAVISTQVGFSAAFGAFVMGSILAETIEADKIIRLVDPVKNLFGAIFFVSVGMLVKPDVIVQYAIPILLLVITILVGQALFGTLGYLLGGQTLKNAMRCGFSMAQVGEFAFIIATLGKSLGVISEFLYPVVVAVSVITTFLTPYMIRAAEPCYNVLVKHLPKRWVRRLTHIQTNNAGESASTNNLWKVLMKKMILNTLIYGILSAAVIAIMFSATLPICRNLSIKWTGSHWIGNAVCGFLTILFIAPFLRSIVMKQNHSEAFKALWTDRRINRLPLTATILARVLIALSFIFYICNYLTRFKNALMIAIAVGILILMLLSRWLKKRSITLERLFIQNLQSRDIEAQKQGKKKPLFADHLIDRDIHITNLELPDDSLWAGKTLYSLRLRNRFGVHISSILRGSKHINIPNGGTILFPGDKLQAIGNDEQLTKLSKAMKAELQPTITDIEKHEMKLRSFAISKTSPFIGKTLKDSGIRDEYNCMVVGVDEGQKNLTLITPSRCLQAGDVLWVVGEEKDLERILALG; from the coding sequence ATGTCAGAACTACCCGAATTGGTAAAAGACCTTGCTCTTATTCTCGTTGTAGCAGGATTTGTAACACTTATTTTCAAGAAACTCAAACAACCATTGGTATTAGGATATATTGTGGCAGGTTTCCTCGTATCACCTCACATGCCTTATACCATGAGTGTTGTCGACCAAGGCGACATACAAACATGGGCGGATATTGGTGTCATCTTCTTATTGTTCTCATTGGGATTAGATTTCTCCATTAAGAAGATTCTCAAGATGGGAGCCTCCCCCATCATAGCCGCTTGTACCATCATTTTCTGTATGTTGGCTTTAGGTGTCATTGTAGGATATAGCTTCGGATGGAAAGAGATGGATTGCATCTTCCTCGGAGGTATGGTTGCAATGAGTTCCACAACCATTATATACAAAGCCTTCTCAGATATGGGACTCACACAGCAAGGCTTCGCTTCTACCGTGATGAGCGTACTTATCTTAGAGGATATCCTTGCCATTGTGATGATGGTAATGCTCAGTACCGTTGCCAGTGGTAACAGCCCTGATGGCGTACAACTTCTTGGAAGCATCATGAAGATTGGATTCTTCCTCGTTTTATGGTTTGTTGTCGGTCTTTTTGCCATTCCACTCTTCCTTCGTTCTGTCCGTAAAATCCTTAACAGTGAGACCCTGCTTATTGTGTCATTAGGCTTCTGTTGTCTTATGGCTGTTATATCAACACAGGTAGGTTTCAGTGCAGCCTTTGGTGCTTTCGTCATGGGAAGTATCTTAGCAGAGACGATTGAGGCTGATAAAATTATCCGACTTGTAGATCCGGTAAAGAATCTCTTTGGAGCTATCTTCTTCGTCTCTGTTGGTATGTTGGTAAAGCCTGATGTTATTGTACAATATGCTATACCAATCCTCTTACTTGTTATAACAATCCTCGTCGGACAGGCGCTGTTTGGAACCTTAGGCTATCTTCTCGGTGGACAGACCCTCAAGAATGCTATGCGCTGTGGATTCTCAATGGCACAAGTTGGTGAGTTTGCCTTTATTATTGCAACATTAGGAAAGTCCTTAGGTGTTATCAGCGAATTCCTTTATCCTGTTGTCGTAGCCGTATCAGTTATCACAACCTTCCTCACTCCGTATATGATTCGTGCGGCAGAACCATGCTATAACGTCCTCGTTAAGCATCTTCCAAAAAGATGGGTGCGTCGTCTAACACATATTCAAACAAACAATGCAGGAGAGAGTGCATCGACTAATAATCTATGGAAGGTTCTAATGAAGAAGATGATACTCAACACCCTTATTTATGGTATTCTCTCTGCAGCTGTCATCGCAATCATGTTCTCTGCTACCCTACCTATCTGTAGAAACTTATCTATAAAATGGACGGGCAGTCACTGGATTGGAAATGCTGTGTGTGGATTCCTTACAATCCTCTTCATCGCACCATTCCTACGTTCTATTGTAATGAAACAGAATCACTCAGAAGCGTTTAAGGCACTTTGGACAGACCGCCGTATCAATCGTCTACCTCTCACTGCAACCATTCTTGCACGTGTTCTTATTGCACTTAGTTTCATCTTCTACATATGTAACTATCTCACACGCTTCAAGAATGCACTGATGATTGCCATTGCGGTGGGTATATTGATATTGATGCTACTATCTCGTTGGCTCAAGAAACGAAGTATTACATTGGAACGTCTCTTTATCCAGAACCTTCAAAGCCGTGACATCGAAGCACAAAAACAAGGAAAGAAGAAACCACTCTTTGCCGACCATCTGATAGACCGAGATATTCATATCACCAACCTTGAACTGCCCGATGATTCTCTGTGGGCTGGTAAGACATTGTATAGTTTGAGACTCCGAAATCGCTTTGGTGTGCATATCAGTAGTATTCTTCGTGGCTCCAAGCATATCAATATTCCGAATGGCGGCACGATTCTCTTCCCTGGCGACAAGCTGCAAGCCATTGGTAATGATGAGCAGCTAACAAAACTTTCTAAGGCAATGAAGGCTGAACTACAGCCAACGATTACGGACATAGAGAAACATGAAATGAAACTCCGCAGTTTCGCTATCTCCAAAACAAGTCCTTTCATAGGAAAGACCCTTAAAGACAGCGGTATCCGTGATGAATACAACTGTATGGTTGTGGGTGTTGATGAAGGACAAAAGAACCTCACACTCATCACTCCTTCCCGATGCCTGCAGGCAGGCGACGTTCTATGGGTAGTAGGTGAAGAAAAAGACTTAGAACGTATCCTTGCATTAGGATAA
- the asnA gene encoding aspartate--ammonia ligase, protein MSQLIKLKGYKAVLGKRQTEQGIKLIKEFFQQNLATELRLSRVTAPLFVLKGLGINDDLNGVERPVSFPIKDLGEAEAEVVHSLAKWKRLTLADYDIQPGYGIYTDMNAIRADEELDNLHSLYVDQWDWEAVITEGDRTRSFLENVVRRIYAAILRTEFLACETYPQLEPFLPQTIHFIHAQDLLDMYPTMTAKEREDIICKKYGAVFIEGIGCRLSNGEKHDGRAADYDDWSTIAEDGKTGLNGDILIWYPILGRSIELSSMGVRVDKTALLRQLAIEKQEERQQLFFHQQLLSDKLPLCIGGGIGQSRLCMIMLHKAHIGEIQASIWPEEMRRECEEAGMPLI, encoded by the coding sequence ATGAGTCAACTGATAAAACTAAAAGGATATAAAGCAGTACTTGGCAAACGTCAAACCGAGCAGGGTATCAAACTTATAAAGGAGTTTTTTCAGCAGAACTTAGCTACCGAATTACGACTAAGTCGTGTTACGGCACCGTTGTTCGTGTTGAAAGGATTAGGTATCAATGATGACTTGAATGGTGTTGAGCGTCCTGTTTCCTTTCCGATTAAGGACTTGGGAGAAGCTGAGGCTGAGGTAGTACACTCTCTGGCAAAGTGGAAACGACTGACGTTGGCTGACTATGACATTCAACCGGGCTATGGTATCTATACAGATATGAATGCTATTCGAGCCGATGAAGAATTAGACAACCTTCATTCACTTTATGTTGACCAATGGGATTGGGAAGCGGTTATCACCGAAGGCGATAGAACACGTAGCTTTTTAGAGAATGTCGTTCGTCGTATTTATGCTGCTATCCTTCGTACAGAGTTCCTTGCTTGTGAGACCTATCCTCAGTTGGAACCCTTCCTTCCACAGACGATTCATTTTATTCATGCACAAGATTTGTTGGATATGTATCCTACAATGACAGCAAAAGAACGTGAAGACATTATTTGTAAGAAGTATGGTGCGGTGTTTATTGAGGGTATTGGTTGCAGATTAAGTAATGGCGAGAAGCATGATGGCCGTGCTGCCGATTACGATGATTGGTCAACTATTGCAGAAGATGGTAAGACTGGCTTGAATGGTGATATCCTCATTTGGTATCCTATCTTAGGTCGTAGCATAGAACTTTCGTCTATGGGTGTTCGTGTGGATAAGACAGCCTTACTTCGTCAGTTGGCTATAGAGAAGCAAGAAGAACGTCAGCAACTCTTCTTTCATCAGCAGTTACTCTCAGACAAGCTGCCGTTATGTATTGGTGGCGGTATCGGACAGAGCCGTCTTTGTATGATAATGTTGCACAAGGCGCATATTGGTGAGATACAAGCAAGTATCTGGCCAGAAGAAATGAGAAGAGAGTGCGAAGAGGCAGGAATGCCGTTGATCTAA
- a CDS encoding AAA domain-containing protein has protein sequence MDAKQCMIVDLERRGDKNMFITEQVASIKRVDNGNWIIRFSNSPRIFQYNRARILYLTYGESINLHEKGLYVGNKRITDAVELLKFSDKQHTFYRVTYCNGYSENLDGRNVYVTRTPIDVCGGSTWDYVRKLADETGLLTEDEESILSKQYELIDLKRDNVPLAQYLGNKTKLATYRLPQLVYYPFGCNASQKKAVEAALTHQASIIQGPPGTGKTQTILNIVSNLLVQKKSILVVSNNNSAVENVAEKLEKEGLGFLVAQLGSVRNKERFVKLQTGCYPNMEEWHLDNSKEVRKLAKESLAAVSLGFTGQTRLAQLNAEYDALITEKKYDEMLKVAVGLDNEWLSTKHSFKIMKLLNLCKMMQEQGISPNLWFCLKWAFLLDFRTYSLLKNNLSVVIERLESAYYVARKLEIEQDIDVIEPQLSSVDVKESAEELRLSSLQMLKQEIAERYGAGRRFIFTRKDIKAKTEEFLKEYPIVLSTTYSAKSCISNDFVFDYIIMDEASQVDIKTGALALSCALNVVIVGDDMQLPNVVSAEEEKALNAIKETYNVDERYNAVTHSFLRSCAEVLKDAPSTLLREHYRCHPKIIQFCNHRFYGGELIAMTKDSGEKDVLQVIRTVKGNHAREHFNQREIDVIVQEVMPLCEDKGSVGIITPYRTQAEAINRVLGKDIASTVHKYQGRECDTIIMSMVDNLPTSFSDDKNLLNVAISRAKSQLYIVTSGNEMPEDTNIAQLISYARYNNFAVKDSKIHSVFDLLYQQYTVERLAYQAEHAKVSNYMSENLVYDLLVKVLDELSWKNLSVVCHYPLAKIISDWSLLTSQEKDYAKNALTHIDFLIYNSLTKQPMMAIEVDGWHYHNDKVVQQYRDRLKNQILEKYSLSPYRISTTDTITSEGLKEIFASL, from the coding sequence ATGGATGCTAAACAATGCATGATTGTTGATTTAGAACGACGTGGTGATAAGAATATGTTCATCACAGAGCAAGTTGCTTCTATAAAGAGAGTTGATAATGGAAATTGGATAATTCGCTTTTCAAATTCTCCTCGTATATTTCAATATAATAGAGCACGTATACTTTATCTTACATATGGAGAATCGATTAATCTTCATGAAAAAGGGCTATATGTTGGAAATAAACGTATAACAGATGCTGTGGAATTACTTAAATTTTCAGACAAACAGCACACTTTCTATCGTGTGACATATTGTAATGGATACTCAGAAAATCTTGATGGAAGAAATGTTTATGTGACACGTACACCAATTGACGTGTGTGGTGGCTCAACATGGGATTATGTACGAAAACTAGCTGACGAAACTGGTTTGCTAACAGAAGATGAGGAGAGTATTCTTTCCAAGCAGTATGAACTTATTGATTTGAAAAGAGATAATGTACCACTGGCTCAGTACTTAGGTAATAAAACTAAGTTGGCTACTTATCGGTTGCCACAATTGGTATATTATCCTTTTGGTTGTAATGCAAGTCAGAAGAAGGCTGTTGAAGCAGCTTTGACACATCAGGCAAGTATTATACAAGGTCCTCCAGGAACTGGGAAAACACAAACCATTCTTAATATTGTATCTAATTTGTTAGTACAGAAAAAGTCAATTCTTGTTGTTTCTAATAACAACTCTGCCGTTGAAAATGTTGCAGAAAAGTTAGAAAAAGAAGGATTAGGATTTCTGGTAGCCCAACTGGGAAGTGTAAGGAATAAGGAAAGATTCGTAAAGCTTCAGACTGGTTGTTATCCTAATATGGAGGAATGGCATTTAGATAACTCAAAAGAAGTTAGAAAGCTAGCTAAAGAGTCGCTTGCTGCTGTTTCCTTGGGCTTTACTGGGCAAACAAGATTGGCACAATTAAACGCTGAATACGATGCACTGATTACAGAGAAAAAGTATGACGAAATGCTTAAAGTGGCTGTTGGTTTAGATAATGAATGGCTTAGTACAAAGCATTCATTTAAAATAATGAAGTTACTTAATCTTTGTAAAATGATGCAAGAACAAGGGATATCTCCAAATCTGTGGTTCTGTTTAAAGTGGGCATTTTTATTAGATTTTCGTACATATTCATTGCTTAAAAATAATCTTTCAGTTGTAATAGAGCGGTTGGAAAGTGCTTATTATGTAGCCAGAAAGCTTGAGATAGAACAGGACATAGATGTAATTGAACCGCAATTATCGTCTGTAGATGTTAAAGAAAGTGCGGAAGAACTGCGACTGTCTTCACTTCAGATGTTAAAACAAGAGATCGCTGAGCGTTACGGTGCTGGGAGAAGATTTATATTTACAAGAAAGGATATAAAGGCTAAAACGGAAGAGTTCCTAAAGGAGTATCCTATAGTTCTCAGTACGACTTATTCTGCTAAGAGTTGTATCAGTAATGATTTTGTTTTTGATTACATTATCATGGACGAAGCATCTCAGGTAGATATAAAAACGGGTGCACTTGCCCTGTCATGCGCTTTGAACGTTGTTATAGTGGGTGATGATATGCAATTACCTAATGTCGTAAGTGCAGAGGAGGAAAAAGCGCTTAACGCTATTAAGGAGACATATAATGTAGATGAACGATATAATGCTGTAACACATAGCTTCTTGAGATCATGTGCAGAAGTGTTGAAAGATGCTCCAAGTACTCTTTTGCGTGAACATTACCGCTGTCATCCAAAGATAATTCAGTTTTGCAATCATCGTTTTTATGGGGGAGAACTTATTGCTATGACTAAGGATTCTGGAGAAAAAGATGTTCTGCAAGTAATTCGAACTGTAAAAGGAAATCATGCACGAGAGCATTTCAATCAGCGTGAGATAGATGTGATAGTACAGGAAGTTATGCCATTATGTGAAGATAAAGGCTCTGTAGGAATAATAACTCCTTATCGGACACAAGCTGAGGCAATTAATCGTGTGTTAGGAAAGGATATTGCAAGTACTGTACATAAATATCAAGGTCGCGAGTGTGATACTATTATCATGAGTATGGTTGATAACTTGCCGACTTCTTTCTCAGATGATAAGAATCTTCTAAATGTGGCTATTTCACGTGCTAAAAGTCAACTTTACATAGTAACCTCTGGTAATGAAATGCCAGAAGATACGAATATAGCACAGTTAATATCCTATGCAAGGTATAACAATTTTGCAGTTAAAGATAGTAAGATACATTCGGTCTTTGATTTACTATACCAACAGTACACTGTAGAACGACTAGCATATCAGGCAGAACATGCTAAGGTTTCTAATTATATGTCTGAAAATCTTGTATATGATTTACTTGTTAAAGTCCTTGATGAGTTAAGTTGGAAGAATCTTTCGGTAGTGTGTCATTATCCTTTGGCTAAAATAATATCTGATTGGTCGTTATTAACGAGTCAAGAAAAGGATTACGCAAAAAATGCTCTGACACACATTGACTTTCTTATTTATAATTCTCTGACAAAACAGCCTATGATGGCAATTGAGGTGGATGGGTGGCATTATCATAATGATAAAGTCGTACAGCAATATAGAGATAGGCTCAAAAATCAAATACTGGAAAAGTATTCCCTATCTCCTTATCGTATTTCTACAACTGATACTATTACTTCAGAAGGTTTGAAGGAGATTTTTGCTTCTCTTTAA